One genomic segment of Paraburkholderia caffeinilytica includes these proteins:
- the lon gene encoding endopeptidase La — MSGTQLLPPERITLPLLPLRDVVVFPHMVIPLFVGRPKSIKALEAAMEGGKHIMLVAQKTAAKDEPTEKDMYEVGCVANILQMLKLPDGTVKVLVEGLQRAKTLSIEEQETQFSCEVMPLEPDHADSAETEALRRAIVSQFDQYVKLNKKIPPEILTSLSGIDEAGRLADTIAAHLPLKLDQKQHILEMFPVIERLEHLLAQLEAEIDILQVEKRIRGRVKRQMEKSQREYYLNEQVKAIQKELGEGEEGADLEELEKRITAARMPKEAKKKADAELKKLKLMSPMSAEATVVRNYIDTLIGLPWRKKSKVNNDLSNAERVLDEDHFGLEKVKERILEYLAVQQRVDKVKAPILCLVGPPGVGKTSLGQSIARATNRKFVRMALGGVRDEAEIRGHRRTYIGSMPGKILQSLTKVGVRNPLFLLDEVDKMGQDFRGDPSSALLEVLDPEQNHTFADHYVEVDFDLSDVMFVATSNSLNIPPPLLDRMEVIRLSGYTEDEKVSIAQRYLLPKQKKNNGLKDGEVDVTESAIRDIIRYYTREAGVRSLEREISKICRKVVKMLLLKKAEGAVKVDGSNIDTFLGVRKYDFGLAAKENQVGQVTGLAWTEVGGDLLTIEAAVMPGKGNVIRTGSLGDVMKESVEAARSVVRSRSRRLGVKDEAFEKQDIHIHVPEGATPKDGPSAGIAMTTALVSVLTGIPVRADVAMTGEITLRGEVLPIGGLKEKLLAAHRGGIKLVLIPEENVKDLTEIPDNVKNAIEIMPVRWIDRVLELALERVPQALPEEESKPAAPVAAAEPGKDAGATEVVKH, encoded by the coding sequence ATGTCAGGAACCCAACTCCTTCCGCCGGAACGCATTACGCTCCCGCTGCTCCCGCTGCGTGACGTAGTCGTCTTCCCGCACATGGTGATTCCGCTCTTCGTAGGCCGCCCGAAGTCGATCAAGGCTCTCGAAGCAGCGATGGAAGGCGGCAAGCACATCATGCTCGTCGCCCAGAAAACGGCTGCGAAAGATGAGCCGACCGAAAAGGACATGTACGAAGTAGGGTGTGTTGCCAACATCCTGCAAATGCTGAAGCTGCCAGACGGCACGGTTAAGGTACTCGTCGAAGGCTTGCAGCGCGCAAAAACGCTTTCCATCGAAGAACAGGAAACGCAGTTTTCGTGCGAAGTCATGCCGCTCGAACCCGACCACGCCGACAGCGCTGAAACTGAAGCGCTGCGCCGCGCGATCGTGTCGCAGTTCGACCAGTATGTGAAGCTGAACAAGAAGATCCCGCCGGAGATCCTGACGTCGCTGTCGGGCATCGACGAGGCGGGTCGTCTGGCCGATACGATCGCGGCGCATCTGCCGCTCAAGCTCGACCAGAAGCAGCACATCCTCGAGATGTTCCCGGTCATCGAGCGCCTCGAGCATCTGCTCGCGCAACTCGAAGCCGAGATCGACATCCTGCAGGTCGAAAAGCGCATCCGCGGGCGTGTGAAACGCCAGATGGAGAAGAGTCAGCGCGAGTACTACCTGAACGAGCAGGTCAAGGCGATCCAGAAGGAACTGGGCGAAGGCGAAGAAGGTGCGGATCTCGAGGAACTCGAGAAGCGCATCACGGCTGCCCGTATGCCGAAGGAAGCCAAGAAGAAGGCCGACGCCGAGCTGAAGAAGCTCAAGCTGATGTCGCCGATGTCCGCTGAAGCGACCGTCGTGCGCAACTACATCGATACGCTGATCGGCTTGCCGTGGCGCAAGAAGAGCAAGGTCAACAACGACCTCTCGAATGCGGAACGCGTGCTCGACGAAGACCACTTCGGTCTCGAGAAAGTGAAGGAACGCATTCTCGAGTATCTCGCGGTCCAGCAACGTGTCGACAAGGTCAAAGCGCCGATTCTGTGCCTCGTTGGGCCTCCGGGTGTCGGTAAGACGTCGCTGGGTCAGTCGATCGCTCGCGCTACGAACCGCAAGTTCGTGCGCATGGCGCTCGGCGGCGTGCGCGACGAAGCCGAGATTCGCGGTCACCGTCGTACGTATATCGGTTCGATGCCCGGCAAGATTCTGCAAAGCCTGACCAAGGTCGGCGTGCGCAATCCGCTCTTCCTGCTCGACGAAGTCGACAAGATGGGCCAGGATTTCCGCGGCGATCCGTCGTCGGCATTGCTCGAAGTGCTCGATCCGGAGCAGAACCATACGTTCGCCGATCACTACGTCGAAGTCGACTTCGATCTGTCGGACGTGATGTTCGTGGCAACGTCGAACTCGCTGAACATTCCGCCGCCGTTGCTCGACCGCATGGAAGTGATCCGTCTGTCGGGTTACACGGAAGACGAGAAGGTCAGCATCGCGCAACGTTATCTTTTGCCCAAGCAGAAGAAGAACAACGGCCTCAAGGATGGCGAGGTCGATGTGACGGAAAGCGCGATCCGCGACATCATTCGTTACTACACGCGTGAAGCGGGCGTCCGTTCGCTCGAGCGTGAAATTTCGAAGATCTGCCGCAAGGTCGTGAAGATGCTTCTGCTGAAGAAGGCGGAAGGCGCGGTGAAGGTCGACGGCAGCAATATCGACACCTTCCTCGGCGTGCGCAAGTATGACTTCGGTCTGGCCGCCAAGGAAAATCAGGTCGGTCAGGTCACGGGTCTTGCGTGGACGGAAGTGGGCGGCGATCTGCTGACCATCGAAGCCGCGGTGATGCCGGGCAAGGGCAATGTGATCCGCACGGGTTCGCTTGGCGACGTAATGAAGGAATCCGTCGAAGCTGCGCGCTCAGTGGTCCGCTCGCGTTCGCGCCGTCTGGGGGTCAAGGACGAAGCGTTCGAGAAGCAGGATATTCACATCCACGTGCCGGAAGGCGCGACGCCGAAGGACGGTCCGTCGGCCGGCATCGCGATGACTACCGCGCTGGTGTCGGTGTTGACCGGTATTCCGGTTCGTGCCGATGTCGCGATGACGGGCGAAATCACGCTGCGTGGCGAAGTCCTGCCGATCGGCGGCTTGAAGGAAAAACTGCTGGCGGCGCATCGCGGCGGCATCAAGCTGGTGCTGATTCCGGAAGAAAACGTCAAGGACTTGACGGAGATTCCGGACAACGTGAAGAACGCGATCGAAATCATGCCGGTCCGCTGGATCGACAGGGTGCTCGAACTTGCGCTCGAACGTGTGCCGCAGGCGTTGCCGGAAGAAGAGTCCAAGCCTGCTGCGCCTGTCGCAGCGGCCGAGCCGGGCAAGGACGCCGGTGCCACGGAAGTCGTGAAGCACTAA
- a CDS encoding tyrosine-type recombinase/integrase: MARSPLHQLTRLEIANAKAAARPYALSDGGRLYILIKPDGAKLWRWNYDFAGKTKTMALGGWPEVSEKEARAAHAAGRELLRQGIDPMQRRREAKAQARFNADATFEAVAKVWIGEQKAHWSADYLDKIQRRLAKNVYPWLGNRPIAQIATPEYVEIIHRARDRGVVDTARRVRETCNCVFRHAVENGLIKSSENPAIDPKVGGVRTPPVRHYAAIIDPDALGQLVRAIRSYKGTSIVRAALQFTPLVFQRPGQVRAARWEQFDLDKALWTCPAMMMKGKLERKRSGPPHLVPLSRQAVEILRELYPLTGPEGYVFPSRKAGLPMSDGTVNAALRTLGYSGQEMTGHGFRATGRTLIRERLGYAKEIVERHLAHGSDEELGDAYDRTQFFEQRQRMSQDWADYLDRLAVDKTIKNDSSPSATPARKRVLSADGVMTSGELQPAAASLESTVDTPSAGAGV, encoded by the coding sequence ATGGCTCGCTCCCCGCTTCACCAACTTACACGGCTCGAGATCGCCAACGCAAAGGCAGCTGCCAGGCCTTACGCTTTGTCGGATGGCGGGCGACTTTACATTCTGATCAAACCGGACGGGGCGAAGCTTTGGCGATGGAATTACGATTTCGCCGGCAAGACCAAAACGATGGCGCTGGGTGGGTGGCCAGAGGTGTCGGAAAAAGAGGCTCGCGCTGCTCATGCTGCGGGCCGTGAACTGCTTCGGCAGGGCATTGATCCGATGCAACGCAGGCGCGAGGCGAAGGCTCAAGCTAGGTTTAACGCCGACGCGACTTTTGAAGCGGTGGCAAAAGTCTGGATCGGGGAGCAGAAAGCGCACTGGTCTGCAGACTATCTGGACAAGATCCAGCGGCGGCTTGCTAAGAACGTCTATCCATGGCTCGGTAATCGCCCGATAGCCCAGATCGCTACGCCAGAGTATGTCGAAATAATCCATCGGGCTCGCGATCGTGGCGTGGTCGACACGGCGAGGCGAGTGCGCGAAACCTGCAATTGCGTATTTCGGCATGCAGTTGAGAATGGGCTGATCAAGTCATCGGAGAATCCGGCAATCGATCCTAAGGTGGGAGGCGTTAGAACGCCGCCCGTGCGGCACTATGCGGCAATTATCGACCCTGACGCGCTGGGTCAGCTGGTGCGTGCGATACGATCCTACAAGGGCACATCTATCGTTCGCGCTGCCTTGCAATTCACCCCGTTGGTATTTCAGAGGCCTGGCCAGGTGAGAGCCGCTCGATGGGAGCAGTTCGATCTGGACAAGGCGCTCTGGACATGTCCGGCAATGATGATGAAGGGAAAGCTGGAGCGTAAGAGAAGCGGGCCGCCGCATCTAGTACCGTTGTCGCGCCAGGCAGTTGAAATACTCCGGGAGTTGTATCCACTGACCGGACCGGAGGGCTACGTCTTCCCGAGCCGCAAGGCTGGCCTGCCGATGTCGGACGGCACTGTCAATGCTGCCTTGCGAACCTTGGGTTATTCGGGGCAGGAAATGACTGGTCACGGCTTTCGTGCAACTGGTCGTACCCTTATTCGAGAGCGCCTCGGGTATGCCAAAGAAATCGTCGAGCGCCATCTTGCGCACGGCAGTGACGAGGAGCTGGGGGATGCGTACGATCGAACTCAGTTCTTTGAGCAGCGGCAACGGATGAGCCAGGACTGGGCTGATTATCTTGATCGTCTTGCTGTCGACAAGACTATCAAAAACGATAGCTCGCCATCGGCCACGCCGGCGAGGAAAAGGGTATTGTCGGCGGACGGCGTCATGACTAGCGGCGAATTGCAACCCGCAGCTGCAAGTCTCGAGTCGACTGTTGATACTCCGAGTGCTGGAGCAGGCGTGTAA
- a CDS encoding helix-turn-helix transcriptional regulator, which produces MTTQQTSPEVSRFFEKIMVAKDESELADYVRSLVIALGGESYVFVSLHPGVTTASRATHRFLIGCRPEWCQMYNANKWYMTDPFLEYARSNTAPITGSEVVVETQGQREMLAAASKNGFRSGIVVPVHASTTERMGVLYIGSDDSQAVGEKRLTAQRLYFRALAMELLDWSIRTAKHEVLEAHGITEMDLRVVGYLKSGFTAEDIARELDVSVQTVYGNYKKIKDKLGVSHISEAVKFAEVNDLLA; this is translated from the coding sequence ATGACTACCCAACAGACGTCCCCTGAAGTAAGCAGGTTTTTCGAAAAAATCATGGTCGCCAAGGACGAATCTGAATTAGCAGATTACGTAAGATCGCTCGTCATTGCGCTTGGCGGGGAGTCGTATGTGTTCGTTTCACTCCATCCCGGTGTTACAACGGCTAGCCGTGCCACACATCGCTTTCTCATTGGTTGCCGCCCCGAATGGTGCCAGATGTATAACGCCAATAAATGGTATATGACCGATCCATTTTTGGAGTATGCGCGAAGCAACACCGCACCGATCACTGGATCGGAGGTAGTCGTTGAAACGCAAGGCCAGCGCGAAATGCTCGCAGCGGCAAGCAAAAACGGGTTCAGAAGCGGGATCGTTGTGCCTGTTCATGCCAGCACGACAGAGCGTATGGGCGTTCTGTACATCGGATCCGACGATAGTCAGGCAGTAGGGGAAAAGAGGCTCACTGCGCAGCGATTGTATTTCAGGGCGCTTGCCATGGAATTGCTCGACTGGTCCATCCGAACGGCGAAACACGAGGTCCTTGAGGCGCATGGTATTACTGAGATGGATCTTCGCGTAGTGGGTTACCTTAAAAGTGGATTTACCGCAGAGGACATTGCTCGTGAGCTTGATGTCTCGGTCCAGACCGTCTACGGAAACTATAAAAAAATAAAGGATAAGCTTGGGGTTTCGCACATCTCAGAAGCGGTTAAGTTCGCGGAAGTGAATGACCTTCTGGCGTAA
- a CDS encoding HU family DNA-binding protein, with protein MNKTELIDHIAQQADISKAAAGRALDAVIGGVKGTLKKGGSVTLVGFGTFAVGKRTARTGRNPRTGAAIKIKAAKVPKFRPGKALKDALN; from the coding sequence ATGAATAAAACGGAATTGATCGATCACATTGCACAGCAAGCCGATATTTCGAAGGCCGCGGCCGGCCGTGCACTTGACGCAGTGATCGGCGGGGTCAAAGGTACGTTGAAGAAGGGCGGTTCGGTGACTTTGGTGGGGTTTGGCACCTTTGCCGTGGGCAAGCGCACCGCGCGTACGGGACGCAATCCGCGCACCGGCGCCGCTATCAAGATCAAGGCAGCGAAGGTTCCTAAATTTAGGCCTGGCAAAGCTCTGAAGGATGCGCTAAACTAA
- the mnmH gene encoding tRNA 2-selenouridine(34) synthase MnmH, translated as MYDLDTLGKFDLVIDARSPREFAEDHLPGAINLPVVFDDEYAEVGTMHRIDPMRAYQIGVAYSLKNIARHLELPFFRTSRRMSILVYCFRGGKRSKLWTDTLETIGYKVERLPAGWKGYRNWVRQTLDEVPKHLQFNVLSGPTGCGKTRLLLALREAGAQVIDLEALASHRGSIIGAIPGRAQPSQKLFDSLLLAEIGRLDLAKPVWIENESKRIGHVQLPATLFHRMHGGRLFAVETPMSERIAMWRHEYPHFERDPVALVAQLSYLKALLSGMTLEKWVSMAERQDIDALFESIMRDYYDPAYLRSTKKNYVHTEYSIKIQLETLDSTYLANIARHLIAETEVLTSNPPE; from the coding sequence ATGTACGATTTGGATACTCTGGGAAAATTTGACCTGGTTATCGACGCTCGAAGCCCGCGCGAATTCGCCGAAGATCATTTGCCAGGAGCCATAAACCTTCCGGTCGTCTTCGACGATGAGTATGCGGAAGTCGGTACTATGCACCGCATCGACCCTATGCGTGCGTATCAGATCGGTGTCGCTTACTCCCTGAAAAACATCGCTCGGCACCTCGAGCTTCCGTTTTTTCGAACCAGTCGGCGGATGTCAATTCTCGTTTATTGTTTTCGTGGCGGGAAGCGAAGCAAGCTTTGGACAGACACGCTCGAAACAATCGGCTACAAGGTCGAGCGGCTTCCGGCGGGCTGGAAAGGATATCGAAACTGGGTGCGTCAAACCCTTGACGAAGTCCCTAAGCACTTGCAATTCAATGTGCTCTCTGGTCCCACCGGTTGTGGAAAAACTCGCCTGCTACTTGCGTTAAGGGAAGCTGGTGCGCAGGTCATCGATCTGGAGGCTCTTGCCTCACACCGAGGGTCAATCATCGGGGCGATTCCGGGCCGGGCGCAGCCAAGTCAAAAATTGTTCGACAGCCTCCTGCTTGCAGAGATAGGTCGTCTAGACCTGGCAAAGCCGGTATGGATTGAAAATGAAAGCAAGAGAATTGGGCACGTTCAACTACCGGCGACGTTGTTTCACAGAATGCATGGTGGACGTCTGTTCGCCGTCGAGACCCCAATGTCCGAAAGAATCGCCATGTGGCGCCACGAGTATCCCCACTTCGAGAGAGACCCCGTGGCTTTGGTCGCCCAACTTAGTTATCTGAAAGCACTCCTAAGCGGTATGACACTGGAGAAATGGGTATCAATGGCTGAACGCCAGGACATCGACGCTCTCTTTGAGAGCATCATGCGGGACTACTATGACCCCGCGTACCTTCGTTCGACAAAGAAAAATTATGTGCATACCGAGTATTCCATCAAAATCCAACTCGAAACGCTTGACTCAACGTACCTTGCAAACATCGCGAGACACCTGATTGCAGAGACCGAAGTTCTGACGTCGAACCCGCCTGAGTAA
- a CDS encoding fatty acid desaturase, whose translation MKLIGFAVACGMLSAIAMAHLHELTHRQARIWQQVSDLAFVIAGYPHYRVAHRLHHQHVGDPQFGSTAALGTSVWRHVGRSYAAALIASFSRHSYPCGRVPHSVFRNALFSILLLGLAAFLQWRIAFFYIGYAIVSVFVVEAVGYMQHYGFAPDLSRTAITSWDVDFWLSNCLLVNNGFHNAHHRDGEVPYPGLAAQRVTLPGGYFQMLWLTLLPPFWFSIMDRRVKVLLRRVRRQNFGLCNQVSRDVCKVR comes from the coding sequence ATGAAATTGATCGGATTTGCCGTCGCGTGCGGAATGTTAAGCGCGATCGCAATGGCACACCTGCATGAGCTAACGCACCGACAAGCTAGAATATGGCAACAGGTTAGCGACCTGGCATTCGTCATCGCCGGCTATCCGCATTACCGGGTCGCGCACCGATTGCATCATCAGCACGTTGGAGATCCGCAGTTCGGCTCGACGGCGGCATTGGGTACGTCCGTCTGGCGCCATGTTGGACGCTCCTACGCAGCAGCTTTGATAGCGTCGTTTTCGCGGCATTCCTATCCGTGCGGCAGGGTACCGCATAGTGTCTTTCGAAATGCGCTCTTCTCAATACTGTTGCTGGGACTGGCAGCGTTTCTGCAATGGAGGATCGCTTTTTTCTACATCGGATACGCCATTGTCAGCGTGTTTGTCGTTGAGGCCGTCGGGTACATGCAGCACTACGGATTCGCACCGGACTTATCACGTACTGCTATCACCTCGTGGGACGTTGACTTCTGGTTGTCGAACTGCCTCTTGGTGAACAACGGATTCCATAACGCTCATCATCGGGACGGTGAAGTACCCTATCCGGGTCTTGCTGCACAACGAGTCACGCTACCCGGAGGCTACTTTCAGATGCTTTGGTTGACGCTTCTCCCACCGTTTTGGTTTTCGATAATGGACCGGCGAGTTAAAGTCTTACTCAGGCGGGTTCGACGTCAGAACTTCGGTCTCTGCAATCAGGTGTCTCGCGATGTTTGCAAGGTACGTTGA